A portion of the Bactrocera neohumeralis isolate Rockhampton chromosome 2, APGP_CSIRO_Bneo_wtdbg2-racon-allhic-juicebox.fasta_v2, whole genome shotgun sequence genome contains these proteins:
- the LOC126763903 gene encoding adenylosuccinate lyase yields the protein MNTIGIYEGYKSPLSTRYASKEMQFLFSDQHKFATWRQLWVWLAKAEQSLGLDINDEQIAEMQAQVKDIDFEAAAAEERLTRHDVMAHVHIFANQCPRAAPIIHLGATSCYVGDNTDLLIMRDAIDILLPRIALIICRLKDFALKFKSQPTLGFTHLQPAQLTTVGKRACLWIQDLLMDERALRRCREDLRCRGVKGTTGTQASFLQLFNGDDEKVKQLDLLVTKLSGFDKSYSVTGQTYSRKVDVEVIGAISSLGTSIHKICSDLRLLASRKEVEEPFESTQIGSSAMPYKRNPMRSERCCALARHLITLFSNAANTHATQWLERTLDDSANRRLTLSEAFLAADAALLTFLNISQGLVVYPKVIERHIAQELPFMSTENVIMAMVKAGGDRQICHEKIRILSQEAGAQVKQHGKDNDLVDRVRKDPYFEPILDKLDEILDAQTFTGRASAQVNDFVNEEVDPILEIYKESLKTIENVQLNI from the exons ATGAATACAATTGGAATTTATGAGGGATATAAATCTCCATTAAGTACGCGTTATGCCAGTAAAGAAATGCAATTTCTGTTTAGCGACCAGCACAAATTTGCAACTTGGAGACAATTATGGGTTTGGTTAGCAAAGGCAGAGCAG TCGCTGGGTCTGGATATAAATGATGAGCAAATAGCTGAAATGCAAGCACAAGTGAAAGATATAGATTTTGAAGCTGCAGCCGCTGAAGAGCGCCTTACACGGCACGACGTCATggcacatgtacatatttttgcaaacCAGTGCCCTAGAGCGGCACCTATAATTCATTTAGGAGCTACATCGTGTTATGTTGGAGACAATACGGATCTTTTAATTATGCGTGATGCAATCGATATACTTCTGCCACGAATTGCGTTAATAATATGCCGTTTAAAagattttgctttaaaattcaaATCCCAACCGACATTGGGATTCACACATTTGCAACCTGCCCAACTTACTACAGTTGGTAAGCGAGCTTGTCTGTGGATCCAAGATTTACTTATGGATGAAAGAGCACTACGTCGCTGTCGAGAGGATTTGCGTTGTCGGGGAGTTAAGGGTACAACAGGAACTCAAGCGTCTTTTCTACAACTTTTTAATGGGGACGATGAAAAGGTTAAACAACTAGATTTGCTAGTAACGAAATTATCTGGGTTCGATAAATCCTATTCTGTTACTGGCCAAACTTATTCAAGGAAAGTTGATGTCGAAGTTATTGGTGCTATATCTAGTTTAGGCACGAGTATTCACAAAATATGTTCAGATTTACGTTTATTAGCTTCACGAAAGGAGGTAGAGGAACCATTCGAAAGTACGCAGATTGGATCATCAGCaatgccatacaaacggaatcCCATGAGATCAGAGCGCTGTTGTGCATTAGCAAGGCATTTAAttacattattttcaaatgcTGCCAACACTCACGCTACACAATGGTTAGAACGAACACTTGATGATTCGGCTAATCGTCGTTTAACGTTATCGGAAGCATTTTTAGCGGCAGATGCAGCATTGTTAACATTTTTGAATATCTCGCAAGGACTTGTGGTTTATCCAAAAGTTATTGAACGGCATATTGCACAAGAATTACCTTTTATGTCTACTGAAAACGTAATTATGGCCATGGTTAAAGCGGGGGGTGATCGCCAAATATGCCACGAAAAGATACGAATTCTATCACAAGAAGCTGGGGCGCAAGTTAAACAACATGGAAAGGACAATGATTTAGTTGATCGAGTTCGCAAGGACCCTTATTTCGAACCGATTCTTGACAAACTTGATGAAATACTTGATGCTCAAACTTTTACAGGACGTGCTAGTGCACAAGTGAACGATTTTGTAAATGAAGAAGTTGATCctattttggaaatttataaagaatcattaaaaacaatagaaaatgttcaattaaatatttaa